The nucleotide sequence ACTTAGGTGGTATATTGACTTCTGCAGCGGAACGGATGAAGAGAACGAGTCagagtaggtatacgtaaaATTGGGGAGGtaccaaaaaattcagtgaTAGAGGCCTTTTTGCGATGTGTCGATGCGTTTAGTAAATACTTTGTAAAGGCAACATCGGCCGGTATCCTCCCCAAGGGTAGAGTCAAGTATTATCTTTAGACGACGATATGCTGGAATCGTCTTCGCATTTGATCAGCATGGACGGCATGAGCGGTCCGTTGTCTTTGATGTTTTGGCTGACGACGCATTTGCGCATGTGTTTTTCTAGGGTGGACGGTACGGAGAAGGGCATTTCGCAGAATCGGCAACGATACACGTCTTTGCCCATTCGACCGTGCGTTTTCATGTGCCTGGTGAGCTTGGAGCTTTGGGCACACGCGTAGGAACATAATTCGCATTTGTAGGGCTTTTCGCCGGTATGAGATCGTCTGTGAACGGTGAGGTTGCTGCAGTTTTTGAATACTTTGCCGCAGAATTCGCAGGTGTCGTTGCGCCGGCTTTCCTTCTTCAGATGCTGATTAGGTAGCCGGAGGTTCATGGCAGCTGCGGCCGCTGCTGCCAACGAGGAGTTGTGCGACTTGTGGTGGTGGTTGCCGTGGCGGTTCTCCGAGTTGGACTTGGAACGCGGTTTGTACATATCCAAAGGTACGTCGTTGCGGCCGAAGATGTCGCGTTGGTGGGCAGCCGCCAGACCGGGTAGCCAAAGGCCGGGGTAGATGCCATCGGCTTCGGGTGGCAGGTTACCTCGACCCAGCAGCGGATTATGGCGACCGTCCATATCGAGTTTCATTCGTTTACTAGTGGCCACATCGAGGAGGTTCTCGAACGGCAGTCCGGTACCGAAGAAGCCGTGCGAAGCGCCCAGAATATCCAAAGGAGGTTGACTAGCCATCAGGTTGGCGGCGAAATCTTCTTTGAGCTTCAAAGCGGCTGCGGCGGCGGCAGCTGAGGATTTCATCTTCATGCCGTTTTCTAGGACCGGAGCCGGCGGCATTTTATTGACGTTGTTGTTGTCGGGCGCGACCGGCTCGAGCATAGCGTCGTCTTTCTTTCTGATATGCGGATTATGGCTGGACTCTTGCAGAGCCTGTTTGTACGCTTCGCTGTACAACTGATTGCTGCTTAATCCGAACTTATCCATTAGTTCGCTGACTAGCGACCCGGACGAGGAGACCTTATCCGAGGGAGTCTTATCGAGCGGTGTTTGAGAAGGAGTCGGTCGAGGCGACTGCATCGATTTACTGTTCTCTTCGGCGGCGTTATTTGTCGGCGGAGTTGAGGAGGTCGACTTGGTGGTCAAGTCCTCGGGTGCGTCGCCATCGTCATCTTCGTCGCCTTCCTCGTCCAACTCCAtgtcttcttcttcgtcttcttccTCGTCTTCGTCATCCTCCTCCTCGTCTTCGTCAacttcttcgtcttcttcttcggcGACCAcctcttcgtcgtcgtcgtctattCTTTCATCGTCCGATCCGTCGTTAGAAATTTGCTCCGGTGTCGAAGTTGTACTGCCATCTCCGTTGGTCGACGTGACTCCAGCTTCGCCACCGGTCAGCCCGTTTCCCCGGGCCTGATTCTTGTGTATTTTCATGTGTCGTTTGAGCTTCGAGCTCTGCGTGCAGGCGTGATCGCAAAGCGTACATTTGAAGGGTTTTTCGCGCGTATGCGCGCGCCGATGCGTGACCAGATTACTTTGGAATTTAAACCTCTTGGGGCAGAATTCGCATTTGTATTTCAATTCGTTATCGACCGCGGCCCCTTGTTTATCGTGATGGTGGTGATGGTGGTTGACCGAGAAATCGGCGGCTTTTTCGTCGTTACACGCGTGCTCGGATTTCAGCGCGTTCGACGACAAGTCCAACGAATCGTTGGCCGAGTTATCGGTAGACGAAGATCGGCTCGCGGGTAACGGCTGAGAATTGCCCGGACTCGTGAAAGGCGGCGTCAGCTTACGAGGCGACAACGAATTCGGCCCGTTCGCAACGCCCGGACTAGTGGTGCCGGCCAGCTGACGTAACCGTTGAGAATAAAAATCCAGCTGCGGTTCGAGCGGTAACGACAACGAAGGTGGCGGAGGAATCATCGATCGAGGTCCATTCGTATGCATACTATTGCTAGGAGGCCTTTCGACCGGCGGCGGATAAGGCGAATGCGGAGGCGGTATTCCGGCAGCGGCGCTGGCCGCAACCGCGGCCGCGGCCGCAGCCAAACCCATACTGTGGTGCGGATTCAGACGAAACTGCTCCGAAACGATTTGCTCCATACGGAAATGATTATCCTGATGACTAGATGAAGGCCTAGCGAATACCGGCGAATTGGCCCCATTGCCGCCGCCACCGCTACCGCCGTGTAGTCCGCCCAACGAGCTGGCGAACTGATGATGACGCGTCGGATCTCCCAAAGGCATACGCAGCAGCCCTCCAACGCCGAAAGGATTACGAGGGTCGACCATCGACGTCGACGTCGGCGGCAGTAAAGGTAATCGCGACGATATCGAAGCCGACGGTAATGGTAACGAAGATGCCGCCGCCAATGAACCGGCGCTGCCACCCACTCCGGGTACGCTGCCTCCGACGCCGACGCCGCTCGACGAATTTCCCGAGCAGTTGGACGACGAAGACGCCGAGAATCGTgaacacgacgacgatgaagacgacgacgaaTGATGATTACTATTCGTATTCTTCGGCGGAGCAGCGCAATTCGCCGCCGATGGACTGGAACCGGCTGACGATGACGATTCTAGGTAGATTTTTATACCGTGACTgttttgacaatgttgcaccaGCCTCCACGCCGAATGCAGTCTCTGTTTGCATGTTGAACATATATAGTAACTTGGttctgtaacaaaaaacaaaaaaatattcccaaattaGCGTCAGTGTTCGCAAAATGAAAAGAATACATGTATGAGCATTGAGCAGGAAGGGGAAGGAGGGGGCTCGTGACTGATGAATCGACATTCCTCGATGGGATTGCTATTCGCACTTATCCATGTACCAGAAAATTATAGTCCACCGAAAATAGACTAAAAAGGGGTCGTCATCTTTACtgcagctttttgaaaatttccagcgGTTGTTTTCAACTTCTGGAGGAGAAAATTATATTCGAATTTCTGTTCAATCAGACTGAAGGATTCTGAGACAAATAACCGCAAAAATCGAGCGTATAAATAGAGCCCGAGCGAACGTCTCACTCTCAATGTGCGCTAGGTAGTTCACTTATCTTTAAAAGCAAAGCAACGATCGGAAgttctaaaaattcaataaactttttaaaaatgtctgaaatattattcaaaagaaccaattttcagaaaatgagttttttttttttgttgctagaTAATCacagaataattttcagaaatcagaTTTCATgtctacctatttttgaaacagatcgttttttttttcaaatgttcataAGTTTTCTTTAAtccgacaattttttcaatcttgcgTTGTTCTAAGTTCTGACCATGCAACCGAacaaaatacatatcaaaattATAATAGCCTACGCCATTTTGATATAGGTACCTTTGATCGAAACACAACATCATCGTTTCGACGCGATAATATTGCAGGGCGCACAGCTGTAATTAATATTTAACACGTCGAAGATACGgttgaattgtaaaaaaaggcAGGCCACCCTCGTATCTGACCCTTTCGCCAGGTCCAACAATATGCTATAAAGGACCGACTCGGATACAAAACCTTTTTCGCTGCGGCCTGCGGACCGCTATATCTACCattaataatttccaaaagaGGTACCCATACCTAGAAACAGTTATAGGCTCCCAAATGATCGGAGAATGGACGCGATACCGTTAGATAGTTACTACCCAGCACCCAGTTGCGCAGATTTTTACCTC is from Planococcus citri chromosome 1, ihPlaCitr1.1, whole genome shotgun sequence and encodes:
- the Cph gene encoding B-cell lymphoma/leukemia 11A, translating into MRIKMPAVRIAQADSDTGQTHQDILTCGVCQKPFALGDINKFIQHKVHACNKENYALEQNSQESPDNDDTGCGGIPLAVVNTRRPSISAPIKKGINATGRLTCSSPLQMDEEARCSTPKPRTPNSSISPTPIKDELDDHHENCTDDDELKPRRIKQELDSTNSSPDLISKKNRAEVADAESNTTHSEPSYYICSTCKQRLHSAWRLVQHCQNSHGIKIYLESSSSAGSSPSAANCAAPPKNTNSNHHSSSSSSSSCSRFSASSSSNCSGNSSSGVGVGGSVPGVGGSAGSLAAASSLPLPSASISSRLPLLPPTSTSMVDPRNPFGVGGLLRMPLGDPTRHHQFASSLGGLHGGSGGGGNGANSPVFARPSSSHQDNHFRMEQIVSEQFRLNPHHSMGLAAAAAAVAASAAAGIPPPHSPYPPPVERPPSNSMHTNGPRSMIPPPPSLSLPLEPQLDFYSQRLRQLAGTTSPGVANGPNSLSPRKLTPPFTSPGNSQPLPASRSSSTDNSANDSLDLSSNALKSEHACNDEKAADFSVNHHHHHHDKQGAAVDNELKYKCEFCPKRFKFQSNLVTHRRAHTREKPFKCTLCDHACTQSSKLKRHMKIHKNQARGNGLTGGEAGVTSTNGDGSTTSTPEQISNDGSDDERIDDDDEEVVAEEEDEEVDEDEEEDDEDEEEDEEEDMELDEEGDEDDDGDAPEDLTTKSTSSTPPTNNAAEENSKSMQSPRPTPSQTPLDKTPSDKVSSSGSLVSELMDKFGLSSNQLYSEAYKQALQESSHNPHIRKKDDAMLEPVAPDNNNVNKMPPAPVLENGMKMKSSAAAAAAALKLKEDFAANLMASQPPLDILGASHGFFGTGLPFENLLDVATSKRMKLDMDGRHNPLLGRGNLPPEADGIYPGLWLPGLAAAHQRDIFGRNDVPLDMYKPRSKSNSENRHGNHHHKSHNSSLAAAAAAAMNLRLPNQHLKKESRRNDTCEFCGKVFKNCSNLTVHRRSHTGEKPYKCELCSYACAQSSKLTRHMKTHGRMGKDVYRCRFCEMPFSVPSTLEKHMRKCVVSQNIKDNGPLMPSMLIKCEDDSSISSSKDNT